The nucleotide window CTTGAACAATCTACCTTCACACTCAAGAACTCCTGAAGTCCTAATTTTCAATTGGTTCCTTCCATTTTTCCAATAATATGGTTGGTCCTATACTACATACTATATTACCAAGACCCTTTGCATCAGGGTCCTTAGGTAGAAAGTTTTGTAAATTCCTCACATGCATCATGCCTGCCTGTATCTGGTTGGACGGAAATGAAGGGGCTAAAATCCCTCCCCACATGTTTTTGTCTCTTCTCCAATATTGGAGGGTAGAGAAAGTGATTTGTATTTTTTGGACTGTGTAGGCTAAATTGCTCCAAGATTTTATGTTATCTCTCATCTCCATTACTATTTATAATGATATGGCAGTATATTATCcatattttctcttcccttcccTTGCAAGGTCTACTTTCCCTTCCTTTGCCTCCTTTTCTggtgaaccaaaccaaacaaggGGACCTATCCTTCCCTCCATTAAAATCCCTCCGTTCCCCTTCCCTTTTTTGAACCAACGCACTGTAAATGTCTCATGGGTATCACctttttatattagtttaagTACAATATTTTCAATCAAACAGTTCTATTACTTGAACCAAGTAGGGTGCTTTTTTGGATTCATGTATGTACATCCTATGATAAAAATGCCGAATTGAATAATGTTTGTTTCAGGCTGCCATGGCTGAGGCAAGATCTCAACAAGCTGCTTCCATGACAGAATTCCTTTGGCTTGGCCACAGATTTCCAATATCAAATGCCAAAACAAGGGTTTCCATCCTGAAAGGTTGGTAGTTTTCTTCCCTTACAAATTAGCAGGTTAGTTAGTTGGAAACAAAATTATCTGTTTATTATTCTTAACAGTAATCTTTTCCTGTCTTAACCTCATCTTTGTCCCATCTCTTTTTCTACTCTGCAAAATGACATTTACTGCCCTGCATGAGATTCTTTTCTTTATGTTGTGTTTTCTTTCATGCATGTACTGCgataaagttaattaattgCACTGCACTGTTGCCTACACCAGATGGCCTTTACTGTGATGAGTTAGAAGCTGGCCTTTTCACATCGTGGATACCTGTGATGCAAATTTTTTGAGaactaacatttgaatttgttgcAATCCTTTTCTTCCAAGGCTTTGTTTCACTTTgccaaaatttatttgaaaaacaatTGGATACAGTTTTTTCCTTTGTCCATGATAAGTATATTTATCAATTCAAACACATTATATTTTGCCAAATATCAGGTGTCTTTGTGTGTGAAGTTGAgtgcataattttttatttgcacgTGAAATGCATTCTTTTCTATAATGAATAATGTAacatttttttgggttttttaaaaatgtaattgtttgtttgatttaacATATGGTAGCTTCTCTTTTAGCTAAATGCCTATATCAAGTAATATTTCTATCTGAATATTTTTCTCAGCTCAGGAGCTGGAGAAAGATATACATGGTCCCTTGGCAGACTCAATTCCAGCAGACAAAAGACTTGTTATTTTTGACAaaatcttttctgcatatcATGAAGCCAGAGGCTATATTCGGGCTGATTTGGTATGGGAAATTGCTTGCTGCTGTTAACTATGAATAATTATCAAGATTTTTTTACTTGTTAGTATTAATTTACTGTACATTTTAGGCCACTACAGGAAGTACAGAAAGCGTGAAAGATGATTTGAATGGTCTTGATAAGGCTGTCAGTGCTGTCCTAGGAGAAAGAACCATTGATCGGAACCTCTTGTTGGTTAAGGTTGCAAAAAGCAAACTTGCAAAGCGTCAtgatgataaaaatgaaaaactcaCCAAACCTGAAGAGCTTGTTCGCTTATATGATCTCTTGCTGCAGGTTGACATCCACTTTTTGGAACTTGCATTAATTGAACAAATATCTCTTTGCATAAAGACTTTCCAGGCCActgcatatttatttatgatatgcTCCTCAAATTTGAATGACACTGATAATATTAATCACACATTTGACAGAATACAGGTGATCTATCTGATTTAGTCAGTTCTGGAAGGGATAAAAAGCCAGAAGAAGTTATCTTTGCTGAAGTGTGTTCATGCAAAAGTTTGGCTTTTCGAGCCCAAAGGTTTGCTTCTTGGAGAAAATACTGTCTTATCATTCTTAGAAATTTTGTTAATTGCTTACTAAATGTACACACACTCATGgtattttcagtttttatttttaaagctatgtttcaaatatatattcttaaaaaaacatgtaCCAACAACACGTATGGGATTTTGCAAAAGAAAGTTCATCAGGACACTAATTACTGTTCACCCGAAGAACCATGCTGTTCATCCCTTTTAAATTTGGGCTGGGTCTAACTCCAAAAACTAGCTCATGAGGTGAGGATTGTCCAAGCCCTTTTATGCTCTACTTTGGTCATATCTGTAGTCTATGTGGGATCTCAACTCAACACACCCACCTCATGTCTAGAATTGGACATTTTGAGTGTGTAGGTTGTaggcctcttttttttttcctatgtaTAAGTATTACATTGGGAACTCTCTTGGGAGATCCGTGGAACAAAGTTCATTTTTCGACAACTTAGGGTGACCCAATATTAGAGTAGGATAGCCTTTGGTACCGTCTTTTGGTCATATTTGTACTTGATGTGGGACTTCCTCCCTCCCCTCCTCTGAGGGCCCTAGGGAGGGGGAGGGGGTCAGTGGTGGACTGGTATGAATGTATATGATTAGTGAGTGGCCAGTACAGCCAAATCTGTATCTGGTTTAGATGATGTTTCTATCTCAACTTAAAGGTACATATATTGATATGTGGTCATAACTCACATGCAGGTGCTTTTATGTTGCAAAGTCATACAGTGTGGCTGGAAAGAGGGCTGAAGCATATGCATTGTACTGTCGTGCTCGCAATTTGGCAGATGATGCCTTAAAAAAGTTCCAAATGTTGGATGGTGATAATaaggtaattttaattatttgttttttaggaTCAGATTGGTGGACTGTGGACACCTCACTGATCAGCATTTATTATTTGCGCTGCAAGATATTTTCAAATGATAACTTTGATCTAGTTGGGCACTTGGTAGACCCTGAAGTTGAGTGTGAAATCAAATGTTACAAATGGGAAAAGAATTAATCAAGTAaacatagtattttttataatgatctGACTCGGCATTGATCCAAAGATGACAATCCATCGGGCAACAGGAAAGAATTAAACAAAGGCCTTTTGTATAATGACCCGGTATAGATCTAAAGATggtaataataaaatcaatttgcAGGGAAAAGTGTAGAGTTATTATACTTGATTGTAATAATAAAgtatagacacacacacacacacgcataacaaattattatttttttaggcttATTATTAAGTTATTAACATTCACTCTGTCGATTCTCCAATCAACAGTTATAATTCTGCACCTTTTTCTCTACATTACACCCCTCACTTTAAAGGTCCAATCTCATTTCAGCATTCATACCAATAATACTTAAACCCCACATTTGTATTGATtggttttgtattttctttaattttttctctgtttttttggtttcacaGACTATGATGAAAGAGTTGGAGGATTTGTGCAATGAGTGCCGATCTAACAGTTGTATAGAGCATGCATTGGGGATCATGGAGgagaaaaagactcaagaaaatcTATCTGAAAGGGTCTCCAATATATCATTGACTGGAACTGAGCGGGTACATTTGTTTCTACTTCTCATAcaaaaaatcatggtttttttttGCTAATGCATTACCGTATGGGAAGGTTTTGACCCTATTCAATTTGTAATATCTTGGAGTTAATAGTATTTGCATGAGCATTTATTGATATATTCTGACATGTATTCCTGTTACAGTTGGAGAAGTTCCTTCTTGAGAAACTAGATGTTTATGAATCTGCTGTGGGTGATTCAAATGTGAAGTGTACACCACGCATTGCAGGCTTCCCCCCGGCTTTCCAGGCAATTTCCCGTAATCCTATTGTGCTGGATCTGGCTTATAACATGATTGAATTCCCACCTATTGAAAACAGGATGAAGAAGGATAGAAAAGCCAAGGGCGGCTTTATCAGTAGAATATTTGGATGAGTATATTTAATTAGGGTTTTTGATAAATATTGACAACTGATCTGGTGATTTCTTTTGTGGAATATTGTTATGAATTTTGAGATGTTATGTACTATACAAATCTTTGAGAGGTCTAGATATTTGGAAATTTTACAGTAGAGAGATTGTTTGTggcttctattttttattttgtcgtAGCATGACTTGAAATAAGTAGGGCAGGCTGTTACGTTTGCCATGCTAGGCTGTCGTAGAACATTCACACGCCACCGGATATATAAGGTTTGGTTTAACGGTTGGGAAGGgggtgaagggagaaggagGAAAATAGAGGTCTTAGGTTTGAATTTTTCTCATtgacatttataaaaaaaactaacaaattaatatttatcgataaaataattataaaaaaattatacatgctACATGTGAGGGCGAgtcctggtgcagcggtaaagttgtgccttggtgacttgttggtcatgggttcgaatccggaaacagcctctttgcatatgcaagggtaaggctgcgtacaacatccctaaTGGGATACGAAGTTTTTATACATGCTACATGTAGGTCTTGTATCCATCTTCTCAATCTCGTAATCATTAAGGGGTCCGTCTCACGTGCACTTGGCCTGTTTTAACCAAAGCCTATTATATTCACCTCTCGTTGGAGTGCTTAGAATTTCAGGCATGACATGAcgagtttttaatttaattgtagaCATGAAATGGTTGATGTTGATTTGTGAAACATAAGTattgctaattttttttaagaaaactaaaaattacaattgaataattataaataggtaaaatatcaatttaatttgatataggaatttataaaacatgttacaaaatatatataaaaatgaatactTTTCACACAACCTTTCGTTTTTTTATCCCAGGCAAGGCAGATGGGAGGAATTCCTCATTCACTTGCCTTCGACTATTTTTCGTCAATGTAATGGTCTATCAAGAGAAGCCCAAAAatgtttaagagaaaaaagagcATAATATATTCAAGGAAAATAACAAACTCGGAAATAATCagaaacattttaaaaactCCAGCACAGCTTCTACATTATGAAAGTGGTCCCGTCCCGTCTACCTAAGAAGGGAATGAAGCATGTTCCGTTTACTCGCATTAACCCGTTGTtctgttgaaaaaaataaacttggCCAAAATTTGAACTTGGAGTTCGGACACTTAAGTTGTGTTTGGAAATTTTGAGATTTTAGTCAAATTTTGTATAgtgcataaaataattaatatgaaaataatcttGAGCTAAATGTGTAATTTCATTAGTGgcattttcattaaaatatccTTTTCTATGATTAtacttttttcataaaatttagaCTATATCTTTCAAAAGTGTTTTtgtgtaatataaaaaaaatgttattaattaactGACGTCATGAAAAATTGTTGCAATTTACATTGATAACTGTTGGAGATTATTATGAACAGAGTTACGAAGTATATGTCCATATTCACACTTATATCTACAAAGTTTTGTGaataatttacttatatttgaaCCCAAACTCATGgatattcattaaattttattgtgcATGTTACTATCCTCAAATCTAGAGAATATTTACTGAGTTTAATGAACGTAGCAAGGATGGATGCTCCTTTCAATTTCACGTGTAACATGAAAGATTGAACCTACTATTAAGAAAGTTGAAAGCAACCCCACTTTGAATGCACGCCAATgcctatgaaaaaaaaaagacacgtCGTTTTGTTACCATACTATTTTTTCTTAGATGTAATTGGTAGAGTATGGTTGGctttgttaaaaattaatttcatcgaAGAATCTGatatcatttttaatgaaattttcttaTAACTTATTTGAGTGAACGACAGACATGAAATATCGCAAACACTCTTAAGTCTTAACCGCTTCCTTCCTTCTTTCCTTCAAACGCGCtccaaatattataatatttgttgttatttattttttcactttcctTCTCTCTCTGAACAAACCGTTGTAGCGATTCCTTTCTCTGCGAAACACAAGAGGACGAAGGGAAGATTTCTGGAAAAAATGCGTTTCACGAATCTCGATGACACTCCAATGTTCCGCCAACAGGTTCTCCTCTTATTCTTCCGTTTCCTTCTTTATAGTTTTCGGTGCCGTCTTCCTTTGAATATTGAATTAAACGATATATTGTGTTCAAACGGTGCCGTTTCTGTACGCATTTTGCATCTCGTGGTGATTTATGTTATCTAGCTGTTctgtttaaaaatttatgaagtCGTGTCGAGAACGTGTTTTGTGGttggtataataataataataataataataataataataataatgataggtTGGTAAATTGATGAATGGTTGTGGATGCAGCTCCTGTGTTTGGAGGAAAATACTGAATCCTTGCGCGCGAGATGCTGCAAGTTCTACAAAGGATGTCGAAAGTATATGTGAGTTTTCTCCACGTTCATCCCATCTTATTTGAAAAACTTCTTAATAATAAAACACTTATAGATAAAGGAAATAAAGGAAGGAAAATGAATTGAGCCCCTCCTCTCAAGTTAACTAATCAAGTTAACTATACATCTCATCTAACTTCTCTGGTAACACTTTTTAGGGAAGGTCTTCGAGAGTCATATAATGGGGACATTGCATTTGCAAGTGCCATAGAAAATTTTGGAGGAGGGCACAATGATCCTCATTTTGTTTCTTTGGGAGGTAAGTCTTCCCTACGCATCATTCACTTTTCCCTCCCACATGTCTTGTCTTATCCAGCTAAGACTTGTAAAAATAGTCTTGTTGGTCATTCCAACTCACTAAATCGgtctattataattt belongs to Glycine soja cultivar W05 chromosome 5, ASM419377v2, whole genome shotgun sequence and includes:
- the LOC114413309 gene encoding signal recognition particle subunit SRP68-like → MGKESQTSAMEIDAPKSMNSDLIVPKFSINVLQLLKSAQMQHGLRHGDYTRYRRYCTARLRRLYKSLKFTHGRGKYAKRALTESTVTEVRFLHVILYTAERAWSHAMEKRQLPNGPNARQRIYLIGRLRKAVKWATLFSQLCAVKADSRTSLEAEAYESYMKGSLLFEQDQNWDVALKNFKSARAVYEELGKYGDLDNQVLCRERVEELEPSIRYCLHKIGQSDLQASELLQISDVEGPALDLFKAKLEAAMAEARSQQAASMTEFLWLGHRFPISNAKTRVSILKAQELEKDIHGPLADSIPADKRLVIFDKIFSAYHEARGYIRADLATTGSTESVKDDLNGLDKAVSAVLGERTIDRNLLLVKVAKSKLAKRHDDKNEKLTKPEELVRLYDLLLQNTGDLSDLVSSGRDKKPEEVIFAEVCSCKSLAFRAQRCFYVAKSYSVAGKRAEAYALYCRARNLADDALKKFQMLDGDNKTMMKELEDLCNECRSNSCIEHALGIMEEKKTQENLSERVSNISLTGTERLEKFLLEKLDVYESAVGDSNVKCTPRIAGFPPAFQAISRNPIVLDLAYNMIEFPPIENRMKKDRKAKGGFISRIFG